One part of the Plasmodium yoelii strain 17X genome assembly, chromosome: 13 genome encodes these proteins:
- a CDS encoding trafficking protein particle complex subunit 2, putative — protein MSSNQVFVLTIIGKGDIPIYEADLSINGKKDISEHLSQFIIHQSLDSVDELVWRNNNMFLKTVDSFNNYSVSAYCTPGHIKLLLLYKNKNELNNSINANMHVPSDDNIKSFFELVHENYIKVLLNPLYEPNGIITSSLFDQNVHLAAKNFLHQ, from the coding sequence ATGAGTTCAAATCAAGTATTTGTATTAACAATAATAGGAAAAGGAGATATACCAATATATGAAGCAGATTTATCtataaatggaaaaaaagatatatcaGAACATTTATCTCAATTTATTATTCATCAATCATTAGATTCAGTAGATGAATTAGTTTggagaaataataatatgtttttaaaaacTGTAGATTCATTTAACAATTATAGTGTATCTGCTTATTGCACACCTGgacatataaaattattattattatataaaaataaaaatgaattaaataattcgATAAATGCAAATATGCATGTACCTTCTgatgataatattaaatcTTTTTTTGAGCTTGTtcatgaaaattatataaaagtttTATTAAATCCATTATATGAACCAAATGGAATCATAACAAGTTCATTGTTTGATCAAAACGTTCATTTAGCAGCTAAAAACTTTTTGCACCAATAA